From a single Dendropsophus ebraccatus isolate aDenEbr1 chromosome 8, aDenEbr1.pat, whole genome shotgun sequence genomic region:
- the LOC138799450 gene encoding protransforming growth factor alpha-like, which translates to MLGMVIFAIAASFVVTASSQILFAECPDTYTHFCFHGTCRFLVSEWTASCICFKGYIGNRCQKTDLLQMMTGDPYSILAAALLVALTMSGSICLGIYLCRRTPQNELIKIDVLDV; encoded by the exons ATGCTTGGAATGGTCATTTTTGCTATTGCAG CTTCTTTTGTGGTTACTGCATCATCCCAGATTCTGTTTGCTGAATGTCCGGATACATACACCCATTTTTGTTTCCATGGTACGTGCCGATTCTTGGTATCAGAATGGACAGCTTCTTGCAT ATGTTTCAAAGGTTACATTGGCAATAGATGCCAGAAAACGGATTTGTTGCAGATGATGACTGGTGACCCTTACTCTATTTTGGCAGCAGCACTTCTGGTTGCACTAACCATGAGCGGCAGCATATGTCTTGGCATTTA TTTATGTAGAAGAACGCCACAGAATGAACTAATAAAGATTGATGTTCTGG atGTTTAA